The following are encoded together in the Anaerostipes caccae L1-92 genome:
- a CDS encoding ATP-dependent Clp protease ATP-binding subunit → MRKLPLTRYLSHALEEAGKISARLGAEHIETLSLLLGLLKMKGSLACEILKMHGVSEEIFSEAFKARTAEKKRRTKVKTFTPRTEEILSLAAQMAVKYGSDVLGTEHVLLAVLKDGENEAVQLLAQQKIPVDAIFIDTLVTMGIDYKSAKNEFSNSSPDDYFTEDGAGENILEKFSTDLTQKAKDDELDPMIGREDEMERLMQVLCRRSKNNPCLIGDPGVGKTAIVEGLAARIVQGNVPLNLKDKRLLSLDLTRVIAGTKYRGEFEERMKQIISEVTEDPSVILFIDEIHTMIGAGGSEGAMDASNILKPSLARGDFQLIGATTSEEYTKYFEKDAALVRRFQSILVEEPSVKEAVKILEGLKYKFESHHRVLIPEEVTSYAVDLSCRYVNDRFLPDKAIDVLDEACAKKRMKSLKVPSDMKEEQEQQKQIVKEMEAYISSGQIEKARELKSKKEELGKSLEKKYRRMENQQKKIPSIEMEDVEEIISLWTKIPVNQLKQGEMERLRNLEKILHKQVIGQDKAVEAVARAIKRSRVGLKDPKRPIGSFLFLGPTGVGKTELSKSLAKAMFGREEDLIRVDMSEYMEKHSVSKIIGSPPGYVGFGEGGQLSEQVRRHPYSVILLDEIEKAHPDVFNILLQVLDDGHITDSNGRKVDFKNTVLIMTSNAGASRIISPKQLGFVRTSDKEKNHEKMTQGVMEEVRQIFKPEFLNRIDGTIVFTMLTKDELREIAKLFLNNLKEQLMKNHRISVKITSNAVSLLADKGYSETYGARPLRRVIQSEIEDVLADKILSGELRDEAALTIGAKDKNLTFSIKDASK, encoded by the coding sequence ATGAGAAAATTACCACTTACCAGATATTTAAGCCATGCATTGGAGGAGGCGGGAAAGATATCCGCGAGGCTTGGAGCAGAACATATAGAAACTTTGTCTCTTTTGCTTGGACTGCTTAAAATGAAGGGGTCTCTGGCCTGTGAGATACTGAAGATGCACGGGGTGTCTGAGGAGATTTTTTCAGAAGCTTTCAAGGCGCGTACTGCAGAAAAAAAGAGGCGTACAAAGGTAAAAACCTTTACTCCCAGGACAGAGGAGATTTTAAGCCTTGCCGCCCAGATGGCAGTTAAGTACGGAAGTGATGTGCTCGGCACAGAGCATGTTCTGCTGGCGGTTTTGAAGGACGGCGAAAATGAAGCGGTTCAGCTGCTGGCACAGCAAAAGATTCCGGTGGATGCCATATTCATTGATACATTGGTGACAATGGGAATCGATTATAAATCTGCCAAGAACGAATTTTCCAACAGTTCACCTGATGATTATTTCACGGAAGACGGAGCCGGAGAAAATATTTTGGAGAAGTTCAGCACAGATCTGACTCAGAAGGCAAAGGACGACGAACTGGATCCAATGATCGGAAGAGAAGACGAGATGGAGCGGCTGATGCAGGTATTGTGCAGGAGGTCCAAAAATAACCCTTGTCTGATCGGAGACCCGGGTGTGGGAAAGACCGCTATCGTTGAAGGGCTGGCTGCGAGGATCGTGCAGGGTAACGTGCCCCTTAATCTAAAGGATAAGAGACTGCTCTCTCTGGATCTGACAAGAGTGATCGCAGGGACGAAGTACCGGGGGGAGTTTGAGGAGCGGATGAAACAGATTATTTCCGAGGTGACGGAAGATCCTTCAGTGATTCTCTTTATTGACGAAATTCACACGATGATCGGGGCAGGAGGTTCTGAGGGAGCCATGGACGCATCCAACATCCTGAAGCCCTCTCTCGCACGGGGAGACTTTCAGCTGATCGGGGCTACAACCAGCGAGGAATATACCAAATACTTTGAGAAGGATGCAGCACTTGTGCGGAGGTTTCAGTCTATTTTGGTGGAGGAGCCTTCGGTGAAAGAAGCAGTCAAGATCCTTGAAGGGCTCAAATATAAGTTTGAATCTCATCACAGAGTGCTGATTCCTGAAGAGGTGACTTCCTATGCGGTGGATCTTTCCTGCCGGTATGTCAACGACCGGTTTCTGCCTGACAAAGCAATCGACGTTCTGGACGAGGCCTGTGCCAAAAAGCGGATGAAGTCTTTGAAAGTGCCGTCGGATATGAAAGAGGAACAGGAGCAGCAAAAGCAGATTGTAAAAGAAATGGAAGCTTACATCAGCAGCGGGCAGATTGAAAAAGCCAGAGAACTGAAGAGCAAAAAAGAGGAACTCGGCAAAAGTCTTGAGAAGAAGTACCGCAGGATGGAAAACCAGCAGAAGAAGATACCTTCCATTGAGATGGAAGATGTGGAGGAGATCATTTCTCTTTGGACCAAGATCCCGGTGAACCAGCTGAAACAGGGAGAGATGGAGAGACTTCGGAATCTGGAAAAAATTCTTCACAAACAGGTGATAGGACAGGATAAGGCCGTGGAAGCTGTGGCCAGAGCTATAAAGCGCAGCAGGGTCGGCCTGAAAGATCCAAAACGCCCCATCGGTTCCTTCTTATTTCTAGGGCCTACCGGTGTGGGTAAAACAGAGCTTTCCAAGAGTCTTGCGAAAGCCATGTTCGGAAGGGAAGAAGACCTGATCCGCGTAGACATGTCTGAATACATGGAAAAGCACAGCGTATCAAAGATCATCGGATCACCTCCCGGATATGTCGGTTTCGGAGAAGGAGGACAGCTGAGTGAGCAGGTCAGAAGGCATCCATACTCTGTGATCCTGCTGGATGAGATTGAAAAAGCGCATCCGGATGTATTTAATATCCTGCTTCAGGTGCTGGATGACGGACATATTACGGACTCCAACGGAAGAAAAGTCGATTTCAAAAACACAGTGCTTATTATGACTTCCAACGCGGGCGCGTCCAGGATCATTTCTCCGAAACAGCTTGGGTTTGTCAGAACTTCCGATAAGGAAAAGAATCATGAGAAGATGACTCAGGGTGTGATGGAGGAGGTGCGGCAGATTTTCAAGCCCGAATTCCTGAACAGAATAGACGGAACGATTGTATTTACCATGCTGACGAAAGATGAGCTCCGGGAAATTGCAAAACTCTTTTTGAACAATTTAAAGGAACAGCTGATGAAAAACCATCGGATCTCGGTAAAGATCACGTCCAATGCCGTTTCATTGCTGGCAGACAAAGGGTACAGTGAGACGTACGGTGCAAGACCGCTGCGCCGTGTGATCCAGAGTGAGATCGAGGATGTGCTGGCAGATAAGATCTTAAGCGGTGAGCTTCGGGACGAAGCAGCGCTTACGATCGGAGCAAAAGACAAAAACCTTACTTTTTCGATAAAGGATGCTAGTAAATAA
- a CDS encoding GntR family transcriptional regulator: MLLEVDFNSDQAIYIQLRNQIIVGIACSDIQDGESLPSVRQLAQILGVNMHTVNKAYAILREEGYLKLDRRKGAVVSVDANEKAKQLEELEESLQILVAQAICKGVTREELYQLIGHVYGQLDRN, translated from the coding sequence ATGCTGCTTGAAGTAGATTTTAACAGCGATCAGGCCATTTATATTCAACTGAGAAACCAGATCATCGTTGGTATTGCGTGTTCCGACATCCAGGATGGCGAGTCCCTGCCGTCGGTGCGCCAGCTGGCACAAATCTTAGGAGTAAACATGCATACGGTAAATAAAGCATATGCTATATTAAGAGAAGAAGGCTATTTGAAGCTGGACCGGAGGAAAGGCGCAGTCGTAAGCGTGGATGCCAATGAAAAGGCAAAGCAGCTGGAGGAATTGGAAGAGAGCCTTCAGATTTTGGTGGCGCAGGCCATCTGCAAGGGTGTGACGAGAGAAGAATTATATCAGCTGATCGGCCACGTATATGGACAGCTTGACAGAAATTAG
- the purD gene encoding phosphoribosylamine--glycine ligase, translating to MDILIVGSGGREHAIAWAAAKSPKADKIYCAPGNAGIAEFAECVDIKAMEFDKLVAFAKEKQIGLTIIGMDDPLVGGVVDAFEAEGLRVFGPRKNAAIIEGSKAFSKDLMKKYNIPTASYENFTDPEQALAYLETVKMPIVLKADGLALGKGVLICETLEEAKAGVKTLMLDKQFGDAGNEIVIEEFMTGREVSVLAFCDGKTIRCMTSAQDHKRAKDGDKGLNTGGMGTFSPSPFYTKEVEEFCEKYVYQPTMDAMASEGRPFTGILFTGLMLTEDGPKVLEYNARFGDPEAQVVLPRMKNDMIEVMEACIDGKLSDVTLEFEENAAVCVVLASDGYPEKYEKGFEIKGLDKFKDQDDYYVFHAGTKFDGDKIVTNGGRVLGVVAKGGDLKAARKNAYEAAEWIDFANKYKRNDIGKAIDEA from the coding sequence ATGGATATACTGATTGTTGGCAGCGGAGGACGTGAACATGCCATTGCCTGGGCAGCGGCAAAGAGCCCGAAAGCAGACAAAATTTACTGTGCTCCTGGGAACGCGGGTATTGCGGAGTTTGCAGAGTGCGTGGACATCAAAGCCATGGAGTTTGACAAACTGGTGGCGTTCGCAAAGGAAAAACAAATCGGTCTGACGATCATCGGAATGGATGATCCGCTTGTTGGAGGTGTCGTAGACGCTTTTGAAGCCGAAGGACTCAGAGTGTTCGGTCCCCGCAAAAATGCGGCGATCATCGAGGGTTCCAAGGCGTTTTCCAAAGATCTGATGAAAAAATACAATATTCCAACAGCATCCTATGAGAATTTCACCGATCCAGAGCAGGCACTCGCTTACCTCGAGACCGTTAAGATGCCGATCGTACTCAAGGCTGACGGACTGGCACTGGGCAAGGGAGTTTTGATCTGTGAGACTCTGGAGGAAGCAAAGGCGGGCGTTAAGACTTTAATGCTGGACAAACAGTTTGGGGATGCCGGCAATGAGATCGTTATCGAAGAGTTTATGACCGGCAGAGAAGTTTCTGTATTGGCTTTCTGCGACGGAAAGACCATCCGGTGCATGACTTCCGCACAGGATCACAAGCGTGCCAAAGACGGAGACAAAGGACTCAACACTGGAGGTATGGGAACCTTTTCTCCGAGTCCATTCTACACGAAAGAAGTGGAAGAATTCTGTGAAAAATATGTATACCAGCCGACGATGGATGCCATGGCTTCCGAAGGGCGTCCGTTCACAGGCATTTTGTTCACAGGGCTGATGCTTACAGAAGACGGACCGAAGGTACTGGAATATAACGCCAGATTCGGAGATCCGGAGGCGCAGGTAGTCCTGCCCCGGATGAAAAATGATATGATCGAAGTGATGGAAGCCTGTATTGACGGGAAACTTTCCGATGTTACTCTGGAATTTGAGGAAAATGCGGCAGTCTGTGTGGTGCTCGCATCTGACGGATATCCGGAAAAGTATGAGAAGGGTTTTGAGATCAAGGGACTCGATAAGTTTAAAGACCAGGATGACTACTATGTGTTCCATGCAGGGACAAAGTTTGACGGAGACAAGATCGTGACCAACGGCGGACGGGTACTCGGCGTCGTGGCAAAGGGCGGTGACCTGAAAGCTGCCCGTAAAAATGCATACGAGGCCGCAGAATGGATCGATTTTGCAAACAAATATAAAAGAAATGACATAGGAAAAGCTATCGACGAGGCGTAA
- the purN gene encoding phosphoribosylglycinamide formyltransferase: MLRVAVLVSGGGTNLQAVIDAIEEGRISNARIDVVISNNKKAYALERARKHGIQAVGLSPKDFENRDLFNEALYQELAGREIDLVVLAGCLVVIPDKIIREFENRIINIHPSLIPSFCGKGCYGLKVHEQALQRGVKISGATVHFVDEGTDTGPIIMQKAVEVRDDDTPEVLQRRIMEQAEWVILPEVINLIAEGSVSVSEGHVKIKK; encoded by the coding sequence ATGTTAAGAGTCGCAGTATTAGTGTCTGGAGGCGGAACCAACCTGCAGGCTGTAATTGACGCCATTGAGGAAGGGCGGATTTCCAATGCCCGGATCGACGTGGTGATCAGCAATAATAAAAAGGCCTATGCACTGGAGCGCGCCAGGAAGCATGGAATCCAGGCAGTGGGACTGTCACCGAAAGATTTTGAGAACAGAGATTTGTTTAACGAAGCACTTTATCAGGAGCTGGCTGGCAGAGAGATTGATCTTGTAGTGCTGGCCGGATGTCTCGTAGTGATACCTGATAAAATCATCCGTGAGTTTGAAAACAGGATCATCAACATTCATCCGTCTCTGATTCCGTCTTTCTGCGGGAAAGGGTGCTATGGACTGAAAGTTCATGAACAGGCGCTTCAAAGAGGTGTCAAAATTTCAGGCGCTACCGTTCATTTTGTAGATGAAGGTACGGATACGGGTCCGATCATTATGCAGAAGGCTGTAGAGGTAAGAGACGATGACACACCGGAAGTTCTGCAGAGACGGATCATGGAACAGGCGGAGTGGGTGATCCTTCCTGAGGTGATCAATCTGATCGCAGAAGGAAGCGTTTCAGTTTCAGAAGGACATGTAAAGATTAAGAAATAA